The following are from one region of the Trichoderma breve strain T069 chromosome 5, whole genome shotgun sequence genome:
- a CDS encoding NAD dependent epimerase/dehydratase family domain-containing protein: protein MKIQNPAVTFGSTVVIIGANGYIGAETCDKFLEAGYRVRGTVRNVEQHRAWMHGLFDKKYPGKFELAQVVDFEADGAFDEAFKGAAVVVYVSTPTIFGPDPSQVIDPVVKGTINTLKAAAQAKVRRYVYLSSSKAVEAAVYNVPHKISVDTYNHEDLRKAREEPTVPTVERAMTVYGASRAAAELAFWSWVKENNPPFIANCVVPDGNFGRVLDAEQPNGTSVGMLKRVLEGDWSRVMTLAWIINVEDCALLMVAAAVLPSIANERIFAYYKQATWNEMRAKVRQLYADRPELVKGEDSDVVGRDLSTADEVVKRAEEVLKELGRPGFISVDDTIRDFVDTVYKQDY from the exons ATGAAGATCCAAAATCCAGCTGTTACTTTCGGCTCCACAGTCGTCATTATTGGTGCCAATGGCTACATTGGCGCAGAGACCTGTGACAAGTTCCTCGAAGCAGGATACCGGGTTCGAGGAACAGTCCGCAACGTTGAGCAGCATCGGGCTTGGATGCACGGGCTTTTCGACAAGAAATATCCCGGAAAATTTGAGCTAGCGCAAGTCGTTGACTTTGAAGCCGACGGGGCGTTTGATGAAGCATTCAAGG GTGCTGCCGTGGTCGTCTACGTCTCGACTCCCACTATATTTGGTCCAGACCCGAGCCAGGTGATAGATCCCGTCGTCAAAGGCACCATTAACACGCTCAAAGCCGCGGCTCAAGCTAAGGTACGGCGTTATGTATATCTGTCTAGCTCTAAAGCCGTCGAAGCGGCCGTCTACAACGTGCCACACAAGATATCGGTAGACACATACAATCATGAAGATCTTCGCAAGGCCCGCGAAGAGCCAACAGTTCCTACGGTAGAGAGAGCCATGACTGTATACGGAGCAAgtagagctgctgcagaacTGGCTTTCTGGTCCTGGGTGAAGGAGAATAATCCTCCCTTTATCGCCAACTGTGTTGTTCCTGATGGAAACTTTGGGCGCGTGCTGGATGCGGAACAACCTAACGGCACCTCTGTGGGAATGCTGAAGCGCGTCTTAGAAGGCGACTGGAGCCGGGTGATGACTCTTG CTTGGATCATTAATGTCGAAGATTGTGCTCTTCTCATGGTCGCTGCCGCCGTGCTGCCTTCGATTGCAAACGAGCGCATCTTTGCCTATTACAAGCAGGCGACTTGGAACGAAATGCGCGCCAAGGTTCGTCAGCTCTATGCTGACCGCCCGGAGCTTGTAAAGGGGGAAGATTCAGATGTTGTGGGCAGAGACTTGTCAACCGCGGATGAAGTTGTGAAGCGAGCTGAAGAGGTGCTCAAGGAGCTTGGCCGACCTGGTTTCATCAGCGTTGATGATACTATTCGTGATTTCGTGGATACTGTGTACAAACAAGACTATTAA
- a CDS encoding dnaJ domain-containing protein, with the protein MPEATASGADTGGAARSREHNQGNQGRSYTVEQKAAVLRIRKCKPTAFYDILGLETVRTSCSDSDIKKAYRKQSLLTHPDKNGHEHADEAFKMVSRAFGILGDKEKREKFDKFGTDPDSRFESARQQNPFSGFGSRQAAAAGGGGWGEDEMTPEEMFARFFGGGGGPFGGGFGAFDTGPQFVFNFGGGPGIRVHQFGGGVPRARPRQAQGDGPQQEQFGLQTLLGLLPILLFFIIPLVTSIFSGGSSTPATPRMVFDDPKAPFTEGRTTPNLNVKYFVIPSDVASYSKSKLTQLDRTAEINLVRQLRYECENEVMHKRQLRENAMGWFYQDPEKMAAADAYKMPACQRLETLGVSRS; encoded by the exons atgccCGAAGCAACGGCCTCCGGTGCCGACACGGGCGGCGCTGCTCGTTCTCGCGAACACAACCAGGGCAATCAAGGTCGCTCCTACACCGTCGAGCAAAAGGCCGCCGTCCTGCGAATCCGGAAATGCAAGCCCACCGCCTTTTACGACATCCTGGGCCTCGAGACCGTCCGCACCTCGTGCTCCGACTCGGATATCAAGAAGGCGTACAGGAAACAATCGCTGCTGACACACCCCGACAAGAATGGCCACGAGCACGCCGACGAGGCCTTCAAGATGGTCAGCCGCGCCTTTGGCATCTTGggcgacaaggagaagagagaaaagttCGATAAATTCGGAACAGACCCCGACAGCCGGTTCGAGAGCGCCAGACAGCAGAATCCCTTCTCAGGCTTTGGGTCACGGCAAGCCGCAGCGGCGGGAGGCGGTGGTTggggagaggatgagatgaCGCCCGAGGAGATGTTTGCGCGtttctttggcggcggcggcggtccCTTTGGCGGGGGTTTTGGAG CGTTTGATACAGGTCCCCAGTTCGTCTTCAACTTTGGTGGCGGCCCCGGCATTCGAGTACATCAattcggcggcggcgtgcCCCGAGCGAGACCGCGACAGGCCCAGGGTGATGGCCCTCAACAAGAACAGTTTGGACTCCAGACGCTGCTGGGTCTTCTCcccatcctcctcttcttcattatCCCTCTGGTcacctccatcttctccggTGGCTCCTCCACACCCGCCACTCCGCGCATGGTTTTCGACGACCCCAAGGCGCCCTTCACCGAGGGCCGCACAACACCAAACCTCAACGTCAAATACTTTGTCATACCTTCCGACGTCGCCTCATATAGCAAGTCTAAGTTGACTCAGTTGGACCGTACGGCCGAAATCAACCTTGTGCGGCAACTACGGTACGAGTGTGAAAACGAAGTCATGCACAAGAGGCAATTGAGGGAGAATGCTATGGGGTGGTTTTACCAGGATccggagaagatggccgcTGCGGATGCATACAAGATGCCCGCTTGCCAAAGGCTAGAGACGCTTGGCGTGAGCCGGTCATAG
- a CDS encoding heterokaryon incompatibility protein (HET) domain-containing protein, translating to MAGPEGKTILHINFSDITDQPLSLTGATPHRYRFLDGDALAHKSTIRVLEYEDLPSVPYAVISYVWRGLSTRPDEKSPLPSIHVTGAEGADPISVDVLRLVALAAERHGCNLVWLDALCILQANEDDKAWQIQRMYDIYRSCQECIVAPGGLQRLVSLTEETSWASRAWTLQEAIAPPSVHCLFAWDRGDCYIQSNMFVEVKEIEKGVAAIAPLKSTLEMAMKGSGISVFGDMSRDRPRVRELIDAMDMKGKTGMFTAIWRSSFMRAAKYPVDTVFSVMGIMGVTLDTSKFKNEDRLGATIALMQGILARGEHAEWLAIATKTLPNPKLSTLPVFPQVDAARRPILETKDGMKDIGDVMDSGWRLANTPKGMIRNDGYFRFSALATSVKESNEETTSASVFNSKTTGNWEIVPQGTGSHTAVLIGQWEQYNNGSFGMMINPWNQCLMILKEHAAGKFSNIGYAFVKEEVVQTGAWKESLFVVGGPN from the exons ATGGCGGGCCCAGAGGGTAAAACGATTCTACACATCAACTTCAGCGACATCACCGACCAGCCGCTGTCCCTCACCGGAGCCACACCACACAGATACCGCTTTCTCGACGGTGACGCTCTCGCCCATAAATCAACAATCCGCGTCTTGGAATACGAAGATCTCCCCTCAGTTCCCTATGCCGTCATCTCATACGTCTGGAGGGGCCTCTCTACTCGTCCTGATGAGAAATCTCCGCTTCCAAGTATTCACGTTACAGGTGCCGAGGGCGCGGATCCGATATCTGTGGACGTCCTGAGGCTCGTTGCTCTGGCTGCAGAACGGCATGGGTGTAATCTAGTCTGGTTGGATGCTTTGTGCATTCTTCAGGCgaatgaagatgacaaggcGTGGCAGATTCAGCGCATGTATGACATTTACCGCTCTTGTCAGGAGTGCATCGTTGCCCCTGGCGGTCTTCAGAGACTCGTTTCTCTCACGGAGGAAACTTCGTGGGCAAGTCGAGCGTGGACCCTACAGGAAGCAATTGCGCCGCCTTCGGTGCACTGCTTGTTTGCATGGGATCGTGGAGACTGTTATATCCAGTCAAACATGTTTGTGGAAGtaaaggagattgagaagggGGTTGCGGCTATCGCGCCTCTAAAGTCTACACTGGAAATGGCCATGAAGGGGAGCGGC ATTAGCGTTTTCGGCGACATGTCTCGAGATCGACCTCGTGTTAGGGAACTGATTGATGCGATGGACATGAAGGGCAAGACGGGCATGTTTACTGCCATCTGGCGGTCCTCGTTTATGCGCGCGGCGAAATACCCTGTCGATACGGTGTTTAGTGTTATGGGTATCATGGGCGTGACGCTTGATACCAGCAAATTCAAGAATGAGGATCGGTTGGGTGCGACGATTGCGTTGATGCAGGGAATCTTGGCGAGGGGAGAACATGCCGAGTGGTTGGCTATTGCGACGAAAACGCTGCCGAATCCGAAGCTGTCGACGTTGCCTGTTTTTCCTCAGGTTGATGCTGCGCGGAGACCTATACTGGAGACGAAGGATGGGATGAAGGATATTGGGGATGTTATGGACTCCGGTTGGAGACTTGCAAACACGCCCAAGGGGATGATAAGAAACGATGGGTATTTCCGGTTCAGCGCATTGGCGACATCTGTGAAAGAGAGCAACGAGGAGACGACGTCTGCATCCGTGTTTAACTCTAAAACCACTGGTAATTGGGAGATTGTTCCACAAGGGACTGGGTCGCATACGGCTGTCTTGATCGGTCAATGGGAACAGTACAACAATGGATCATTCGGGATGATGATAAACCCGTGGAACCAATGTCTGATGATATTGAAGGAACATGCTGCCGGCAAGTTTAGCAATATCGGATATGCGtttgtcaaggaggaggttgTGCAGACGGGCGCTTGGAAAGAGAGTCTATTTGTTGTTGGAGGACCGAATTGA
- a CDS encoding zinc-binding dehydrogenase domain-containing protein, which translates to MAIPETFKAYRRTTGAHPLTIVPTTETTPKNLGPKDVLIKIHSVSLNYRDVAMLSGVYPANVVEKGIPASDAAAEVAAVGSAVQKFKVGDRVSPNFFVNFLTGEEEEPVQGLGGDVEGVLAEYRVFDENLLVGLPEYLSWDEASTVACAGVTAWASVDGLKNLSPEKDYALLEGTGGVSMFALLLLVDAGIKTIITSSSDAKLAQLKKLSPLVIGINYKTTTDIAAEVKRITNGRGAKVIINNIGPASFPSNIDSVAGYGSIKIVGFLGGFTGDWNPSKLLELLWKRAALQGVAVGSKRDFEELNAHLEKRKISLAPLLDRVFTLDETKEAFDHMIAGRHVGKIIIKVAE; encoded by the exons ATGGCTATCCCAGAGACTTTCAAGGCCTACCGCCGCACCACTGGCGCCCACCCCCTAACCATCGTCCCAACTACCGAAACTACCCCCAAGAACCTCGGCCCCAAGGATGTCCTCATCAAAATCCACTCCGTCTCTCTCAACTACCGCGACGTCGCCATGCTCAGCGGCGTGTACCCGGCCAACGTCGTAGAGAAGGGCATCCCGGCCTctgacgccgccgccgaggtGGCCGCCGTCGGGTCTGCCGTGCAAAAGTTCAAGGTCGGAGACCGCGTCTCGCCAAACTTCTTTGTGAACTTCCTCacgggcgaggaggaggagccggtGCAGGGTTTGGGAGGTGATGTCGAGGGTGTTTTGGCTGAGTATAGGGTTTTTGACGAGAATCTTCTTGTGGGACTGCCGGAGTATCTATCTTGGGATGAG GCATCTACCGTCGCTTGTGCTGGTGTTACCGCATGGGCTAGTGTTGATGGGTTGAAGAATCTGTCGCCAGAGAAGGACTATGCCCTTCTAGAAG GCACTGGCGGTGTCAGCATGtttgccctcctcctcctcgtcgacgcCGGCATCAAGACCATCATCACCTCATCCTCGGACGCCAAACTCGCCCAGCTCAAGAAACTGAGCCCCCTCGTCATCGGCATCAACTACAAGACCACCACCGACATTGCCGCAGAGGTCAAGCGCATCACCAACGGCAGGGGAGCCAAAGTCATTATCAACAACATTGGCCCGGCCTCTTTCCCATCAAACATTGATTCCGTTGCGGGCTATGGTTCGATCAAGATTGTGGGATTCCTTGGAGGATTCACCGGGGACTGGAACCCAAGTAAACTCCTCGAGCTCCTGTGGAAGCGTGCCGCTCTCCA GGGTGTTGCTGTCGGCTCGAAGCGCGATTTCGAGGAATTGAATGCTCATTTGGAAAAGCGAAAGATTAGTCTTGCGCCTCTGCTGGATCGTGTGTTTACGCTTGATGAGACTAAGGAGGCGTTTGACCACATGATTGCTGGCCGCCACGTTGGAAAGATTATCATCAAGGTGGCCGAGTAG
- a CDS encoding WLM domain-containing protein, with the protein MTDVASPPNNHPNLDHDDDNNNNNIDNAASQQQKQMPSSTNSHIDNNEAIGAEATGDMQVDAAPSAPSASAPDMETDQEHHDEIDSEGESENAADRETVSITVSHRGHKFPFEIEADLTVTDLFHEIENVLEIPFENIKVMVPKGPFLKAPFKDPEYQVKNLAGKTVTVMGSTSADVQAVQAMCQKLSKMKAAREAQRSKAKAKGPARRRGLQAAEDSKYTFLQVRPLSGLPHPERSLKLLNRLKEDPGIRAAMRKHKFTVALLTEMEPLAHTETTHEGTSRILGLNRNQGEVIELRLRTDAHDGYRDYKTIRKTLCHELTHNVHGPHDRQFWDLCHQIEREVDAADWKSNGRTIGETSRYHISGQDEEEDVHEDDGGWTGGEFVLGGNKASSAGLSRREILAQAALDRQRKEEVEECNAEKGWRPCQRPQPNNDRNL; encoded by the coding sequence ATGACTGATGTCGCATCGCCTCCAAACAACCACCCGAATCTAGaccacgacgacgacaacaacaataacaataTCGACAACGCAGCTtcacagcagcagaagcagatgccgtcatcaacaaacAGCCACATCGACAACAATGAAGCGATCGGCGCAGAAGCCACCGGCGACATGCAAGTAGACGCGGCCCCGTCAGCACCGTCAGCGTCAGCGCCGGACATGGAGACGGACCAGGAGCATCACGACGAAATCGACAGCGAGggtgagagtgagaatgCCGCCGATCGGGAGACTGTCAGCATCACCGTGTCGCATCGAGGCCACAAGTTTCCCTTTGAGATCGAGGCTGATCTCACCGTCACCGACTTGTTCCACGAGATTGAGAATGTCCTCGAGATTCCCTTTGAGAACATCAAGGTCATGGTGCCCAAGGGCCCGTTCCTCAAGGCACCTTTCAAGGATCCCGAGTATCAGGTCAAGAACCTCGCTGGAAAGACCGTCACTGTCATGGGCTCGACTTCTGCCGACGTTCAAGCTGTCCAGGCCATGTGCCAGAAGCTcagcaagatgaaggcgGCACGGGAAGCCCAGCGCTCCAAGGCAAAGGCTAAAGGTCCGGCTCGGCGTCGCGGactgcaagctgcagaagattCCAAATACACTTTCTTGCAGGTTCGACCGCTCTCCGGATTACCGCATCCCGAGCGTAGTCTCAAACTGCTGAACCGGCTCAAAGAGGACCCAGGTATCAGAGCAGCTATGCGAAAGCACAAGTTCACTGTTGCTCTTttgacggagatggagcCGCTGGCGCATACGGAAACAACACACGAAGGAACATCGCGCATCTTAGGTCTCAACCGCAACCAGGGCGAGGTGATTGAGTTGCGACTACGAACCGACGCCCATGACGGCTATCGTGACTACAAGACGATCCGCAAGACACTCTGTCATGAGCTCACCCATAACGTTCATGGCCCTCATGACCGACAGTTTTGGGATCTTTGCCATCAAATTGAGCGCGAGGTAGACGCTGCCGACTGGAAGTCTAACGGCCGGACAATCGGCGAGACATCACGATACCACATCTCAGGccaggacgaggaggaagatgttCACGAGGACGACGGCGGCTGGACTGGTGGCGAGTTTGTCTTGGGCGGCAATAAAGCGAGCAGCGCCGGACTCAGTCGACGAGAGATTTTGGCGCAGGCGGCGCTGGACAGACAAAGgaaggaagaggttgaggagtGTAATGCGGAGAAAGGGTGGCGGCCGTGCCAGAGACCGCAGCCGAACAATGACCGCAACTTGTGA